In Gemmatimonadota bacterium, the genomic window GGCCCCACCAGAAGTTAGAAGCCCGTTGCCGTGTCGAGAAAGGGAAGGGATTTAGCACTGGCAATCGGGTAAAGATAGGAGGTATTCATGTAAGATTCTCCCTTTGTCGTTTCACAGACCTTTGTCCTTTATCCTTGCAGGTGTTATCTACCTGCGCAAATCCCCTGTGCAAAGAAGGAGAGGTTGACGAAGTGCCAAGACTATCTAAAAGACCTTATGCTCGTGAAGACGAATCACTGGATCAGTATTTACAAGAAATTGGCGAAGTCGCGTTGCTTACAGCAGACCAGGAAGTCGTGCTGGCCAAACGAATAAAAAAGGGCGATCAAGGTGCCCTGGAAGAATTGACCACAGCCAACCTGAGATTTGTGGTAAGTGTCGCCAAACAATACCAGAATCAGGGCCTTTCGATGGGCGACCTGATAAATGAAGGAAATCTTGGGCTTATCAAAGCTGCCAAACGTTTTGATGAAACTAAGGGTTTTAAATTTATTTCTTATGCCGTGTGGTGGATCCGTCAGGCGATTTTACAGGCTCTGGCCGAGCAATCTCGCATTGTTCGGCTGCCGCTGAATCGGGTTGGCGCGCTCCACAAAATTGGCAAGGCATCGAGTGGTCTCGAACAGGAGTATGGTCGCGAACCCAGTCCGGGTGAAATTGCCGATGAACTCGGCATGAATGATTTTGAAGTGCGCGATACACTCAAAATTTCGAGCCGCCATCTTTCACTGGATGCGCCATTTAAAGATGGCGAAGACAATAATCTGCTCGATGTACTTGAAGACGGCATGCAACCCCCTCCCGACGATCCACTTCTCGATGACGCTCTCAGACGAGAAATAGAAAAAGCCCTCGCTACCCTCACCCCTCGTGAAGCCGAAGTTATTACACTTTATTTTGGGATCAATCGCGAACAGCCACTTACCCTCGAGGAAATTGGCGAACGTTTTGGATTGACTCGAGAGCGCGTGCGTCAGATTAAAGAGAAAGCCCTTCGGCGATTGCGCCATACCTCGCGTAGCCGTCCGCTGAAATCTTATTTGCATTAACACGGTCCGCTATTCCAATAGGCCACAAACGGGTTCGCCCGATGTGGCCTATTATTTTTTGGGTAGAACTTTTGTTTTGCTGGGGTGTATAGTTTAAAGGTGAGAGGTGAGACGTAAGACGTTAAAGGCTCCTCCTCACTTCTCACGTCTCACCGCCTCTTGACTGATTCTTCCATAACCTATACATTTGTCCGTCTAAAAATTTTTTTATTTCAACCGGAGAATCAAAAATGTCCAATCGGCGTTTCATATATGCTCTGTTTTTACTTTCTACTGCTTGCACAAGCTTACCGCTGTCTAAACCGACGTCTGTTTTTGCCCTGGATGAAGAAGTGCCAGAACCCGCTATGATAGGCGGTAGCGGGGTGACATCCTGGATTTTGAAGGGGAATAAACTTTACTATCTCAAATGGGATAGGGAATTTGAACAGGCGCAGATTTACGGTCCCCAGGAGATCGGTGGTGAGGATATCAAAGAAGTTTTGCTTTTGCAGAGTACGGGCGATTTTGCGTGGATACTGCGAGGTGACGATGTCTATTTTGTCGCTGCAAAACGCGAAGGTACGTTTGTGAGACTGGAATCAGAGCGTCCTGAAGAACTTCCGGATTCAGATGGGTCGGAACCGGTTATGATGGCTGGTGGTGGGTCCAGAGCCTGGGTTTTGAAGGGCGATAGTCTCTTTTTTCTCAAATGGGATCCCACGTATGGGAGTGTGCAGGTTTATGGACCCGAAGACTTGCCTCCCAATACCTATGGTCCCTCAGAACCCGTTCTCATGCACGGTACAGGTAGCTCAGTATGGGTTTTGCGGGGCAATGAGGTTTTTTATGTTATAGCCAGAGTTGATGGCACATTTGTCGATATTGAAATTGAGCGACCCGAAGACCTTCCGGAGTAAGAACCCATACATGCGAGTAGAAACTTTATGAACGGATTTGGACAGCGCAATAAGATCGTCGCTGGTCTGGTATTTTTTGTCACGGCTGTTATCTATCTCTCGACACTGGCACCTACTGTTGCATTTTGGGACTGTGGTGAGTTTATCACCACTGCTTATACTCTGGGCATTCCCCACCCCCCCGGCGCGCCGTTCTATACTTTGCTGGGGCGTATCTTTTCCATGTTGCCTTTTGGAGAAATCGCTTTTCGCGTGAATCTCCTGTCGGCTGCTGCTGGTATTGCCACAGTTGTTCTCATCTATTTGTGTACTGTCCGTTTGCTCTCCACCTGGTTGGATCGCGAAGATACTATCCAACAAGTCGCTATCCTTGTTGGGGGTGTGGTTGCCTCCCTCAGCACGGCTTTCTCTTTTTCTTTTTGGAATAATGCCATCGAAGCCGAGGTTTATGGCCTGTCGATGTGTATTACCATGCTGGCGGTGTGGGTGGCTCTGCGCTGGGATGACGCGCACAAAGACCACAATAGCGATCGCCTCTTGCTCTTTATTGCCTATCTTTTTGGACTCGGCGCAGGTGTACATCTCCAGTGTTTGCTCACCATTCCCGGTATTCTCATTCTGCTTTTTACCGATTTGATGGAAGATCGACCACTTAAGCATCAGGTGCTCGTGGTCGTGGGGCTTACCCTCTATCCCTTTTTGTCTATTGTTTTTCCCATTGGTGTCGCCGCACTTCTGACGGGTGCCGTTGTTATCGGGTTGCTCATTTTGAGACCTGAGTGGCGCAATCCCCAATTCTGGCTTTTGGGAATTATTATCGGTGCGCTGGGTT contains:
- a CDS encoding RNA polymerase sigma factor RpoD/SigA; this translates as MRPPLRHKLKRFKVKSRRLASSKSNCKTRKRNSKHYKNQIEKIRNFFWPHQKLEARCRVEKGKGFSTGNRVKIGGIHVRFSLCRFTDLCPLSLQVLSTCANPLCKEGEVDEVPRLSKRPYAREDESLDQYLQEIGEVALLTADQEVVLAKRIKKGDQGALEELTTANLRFVVSVAKQYQNQGLSMGDLINEGNLGLIKAAKRFDETKGFKFISYAVWWIRQAILQALAEQSRIVRLPLNRVGALHKIGKASSGLEQEYGREPSPGEIADELGMNDFEVRDTLKISSRHLSLDAPFKDGEDNNLLDVLEDGMQPPPDDPLLDDALRREIEKALATLTPREAEVITLYFGINREQPLTLEEIGERFGLTRERVRQIKEKALRRLRHTSRSRPLKSYLH